TTACTTACTCACTCCAGGATTTATTTTGCAGTCAACTATGCCTCCACTCTCAATTGCATTGATTCAGAAATCTTATCAAAAGAAAAGTGCAGGTCTGCGTATGGACAGTACTTTGAGGAGAACGAGATTTGCTCAGGAATACTGGAAGGAGGCAAAGACTCGTGCCAGGTGAGCCACAAAACGTTGGTGCATGCGGACTGCACACTGAACTGCCATCTGATTGAATCAACTTGATAGAACTTGATAGAACTTTAATCCATTTCTATAATTTTGCAtatgagctttttaaaaagttacgaACTCAATTTCTCATGCGCATACGTGCCTTATAAAAAGTGTTCCCTCTTCTCTCACATACAAAAGACTGAATGCTGCTTGTAAAATAATAGCTGCCTTATTGGAGATAGTATCATAGATGAGGTATCCCTTCCTCACTGTCTGAGGGaaaggggaatgcctcttccaaagACATACATGCATCAATTAAAACCCAAGAAAGAATGCATCAGACATATTCCCTCCTcaatgtgtgtgtacatgcatgagagaaaagggggaaggcatttaaggttgcaatcctatacacacctacctgggagtattGAACTCAGGGGAAtgtcttctgagcagacacacctaggattgccctgtaagatTACACTGGCCATATGGAATTTTTATAAAGTCttatatgttaaaaaaaagaaaaacactgctGCCTGATTAATTGAGGTTCATATTTAGTCAATCAAGATTTTGATCCATTAATTTAACAGATCAATGGACTAAATATTAAATCCCTGATTTGTACTGAATCCATTTGCAATATACGTATTTTAAGCAATTTCATGTTTACAATGTTTTAACCCACCTTTTgctctgcccacaggtgtacacatttggtctctgttgcatatatacaacgttgggcagaaatggcttaatggtcATTTCTTTACCCCCCAGGAAAGAATATAATACAGGAAGAACTTTTTCTTTtagtttgagaaatactagtGTAGAAGTAAGAGGGCCCCATCCACATAACCATTTGGGACtgggaactccttgacacaggatgtggtgacggcatctggcctggatgcctttaaaaggggattggacacgtttctggaggaaaaatccattacgggttacaagccatgacgtgtatatgcaacctcctgattttagaaatgggctatgccagatgcaagggagggcaccaggatgcaggtctcttgttatctggtgtgctcccttgggcatttggtgggccgctgtaggatacaggaagctggactagatgggcttatggcctgatccagtggggctgttcttatgttcttaagttgtcAGAAAGTGACTTTTCCCCTCATGTGgtaaattagaacataagaagagccctgctggatcaggccaaaggcccatctagtccagcttcctgtatctcacagtggcccacccaatgcttcaggcagcacacgagacaacaagacacaacttgCGACTTGATTAGGCTCACAAAAGAGCCCTGATAAAACAAAATAGTCATCATTGCCTGAAAGAAAATGGTCaagtttttgtttctcttttcaaACTGCAAAAACCTCCTTTCCTTTGATTTGCTACATTTAAACACAACCATAATTATACATCAGCCCTGTGCTGCAGCTTAGGTccaaactttccagtactggcatagtagtgccaatggggcatgtgctgcatcttgcagttgggtggcactcatggaggtgggaatgtttattcccttactttggagctacattgcccttatgtcggtgctggagagtgggttaggactgcacccttagataCCTACCTTGCAGAAAGGaggagagcagggctggcccctcTGAGGCAGTTGCCCCAGTAGATGATAGTTGTGGTAGATGATGCCCACATTGCCTTTTGCTTCCTGGATCTGAACAGAATGGACAGAGTAGGAAAAGAAAGTGCGGACAAGAGAGTGGTCAGCTAGTGTGTTTATCTGAGAGTCATATACTATTTTATTCTCCTGCTGAAAACTAATCTTGTTTCTCCAATTGTGAATACATGTAGACTGGCAGCCTGTTTTACTTGCTTTCCAGCTAAATAACCTCTCAAAATGACTTGTATAACAATGTATGTACCATTTTTTGTGTTTACATGGGTTAATATTACTTCTCTTCAGCAACCTCAGGTAGAATTATTAGCTCTTAAAGAGATCCGGGAGGGGTCCTGCTTTCCTGGCTCCCCCAGAAGCTGATAGAGCttaaatgcatgcattttttaaaaccaatgtTTAACTTGATCTTCCTCACCTGCACCACCCTCCTCCAGACTCTTTGACCATTTTGCCCTTCTGAATCTCCAGGGTGATTCTGGAAGCCCCATGATTTGTAATGGGATCATTCATGGTATTGTATCATGGGGAGCTGAAGTGTGTGCAGACAAGGGAAAGCCAGCCATCTACACTGCAGTCTgcaacttcagggaatggattgAAGAGACCATGGCTGTAAACTGACACTGAAGAAAGAATGACCTGTCTGAAGGGTTGAGCCCTACCAATAAATGTGTTGGGATGAGCATGATCTGACTTTCCTATCGCATGCTTGGTTTTTCACCTGGAGCACAGAGACTGGGAAGCTCCCCTTGGTAGGAGATTGCAGACCATCCCTCCATCCCACCGTACACGATCCTCAGTGTGAAGATGAGTGATTTCAGTTGCCAAATAAAAGAAGTCTCATATGCGAGGGGCACTGCACTAGCCATTTGCAGGGTAGGCTGCAAAAATGTCTAGCCTGGTCTAGCTGAAAATCAACTAGCACAGGTTGGATGCTGGGATTCTTGCAAGCAATGAttaactaaaggcacaatcctaaccaggtctattcagaagtaagtcctattttgttcaatggggcttactctcaggaaagcgtggttaggattgcagctggcaTGGGAGACCAGAGGGTCTTTGCATAGCTAAAGCAATCTCTCCAAAGCCCCTAGCAGGATTTCTTTCATCTGAGACCTCTAACCCTGGCTACCTCTTCCAACTGTGTAAACCTGAGCCTCAAACTAAAATGATggtagcagcaatgcagctcacCCGAACGTCACAGGCACTAACCAATTGGTGCCTGACTGGATGCGTGGTTTACACATTGGGAGTGGCTAACTCATTGAGCCAGTATAGCTCCATACAGATGAACAATGCCTTGCCTGTCAAGGTGCTCTGAGCATGCACGCTTGCTTTGTAAATTTAACATACACCAGCCGGCCTCAGCGTTCCAGAAATAGACCACATAGGGTGCAAGTCTGTCCACCTCTTGATACAGATGACCTAATAGTCAGGTAGGAGCGAGGAACAGCACATGGAAACCCCAGGGGCACAAGGCAGTGAGGATTTCTCTTACTACCTTCTCATTTCCATCAGGCAGATATGAAATGACTACTGTCTTGAACAGGGGTAAAACATCTGAATATAATGAGAGAAGACCCATTACATCTTCTGATGATTGCTGGGCGTTTCCAAAACAACCAAAGAAGGGAGGCACCCTTCCTTGTTAtaggaggaaaagaatgaaaggCAATGTTGGGTGATGGTCAAGACACAATTTTAATGTTATTTATTACAAAATTTAAAGTTTATTTAAGGGGAGAATATCTCAGTCACTTCATGTGTACTGGGGAAGAGTCATCACAGAACACAGATGGCCATCTCAATTGCCTCTGTGCCTAGCACCTATCCCATAGAGAGCAGTAACTGCTGTGTAGAGTATACCGTACCTCCCACTTAACCATACACAGAAGCAACAACTACACAATTCCTTGCTAGAAAATGCTTTCTATCCCCTTCCCCAAGACACAAGGAACAGCATCTTTGCAACAGGCTAGGAGGAAAGGAGAGCAACAGTTCAGAAATCTATGGTTTTCAGGCTTTGGATGGCTGGCTGAGAACTTTCCTCTTCCTGTACGCTGGTCTCTGGCTTCTCCTCATCTAGCAAAGCCTTCTGCAGACGGCTGGGCTTACCAATAGCCAGCCGAGGAAGGCCACGATTGAGGCCTTCAAGCAACACACAAGCTTTGCAGACGGCCTGGCTGGAGATGTAGCCGCAACGCTGGCAGGTGCCCTGCGTGGGCATCCGGATATCCTCCCGCACCGCCAGCCGCTCGCCGGAGTGCACCAGGTCCGCCACCGCACTGGGCCGTATGGCTTCCAGGTCTTTAAGCAGGGCACGGGCGTGGCCACGGTAGGCATTGGGGGAGTACACGCACTCGGTGCTGAAGTAGTCCAGGCCCTGAAAGTACGCGTAGAGCACAATCTCCTTCTCGTAGGCGTGCTTCAAGGGCTTGCAGCGGGGCAGCGTCCCCTCGCTGCCAGTCAGGATCCCTGCACAGCGCCGAAGTCGCCCCACATCCCCACGCAGGAAGTTCATCAGCACAGTTTCAGCCACGTCATCGGCATTGTGACCTAGGAAATTAATCAGACACCAATAGAAGACATTGAAATATTAGGATGATGGATACAGGGTCATCAATCTGTATGGCACTTCACACAGGCCCTGAGGAGTTCACACTCCAGATTTTCAGTGCTTTTCTTATCATGGCACATAGACCTCTATAGTCTTTCCTATGGTCTTTGCCTTTTgtggtatcacttctggtttccaggagactcttctgggtgcTGTGGCTCTGTTCCTAGGGCAACCGTCTGCAATACCGAATTGCCTATGGAGACGGCAGAGGGACAGaactcctgtccactctgagcctcttactggtgtttgacaccttgcatctggcctctcagcccagaagtaactggtgatgacatcattgccaattacttccgacggcacttccaataggtggactatgtaaAGTGGTATGGCGAGGGATGAAACGCTCGCTCTCggccacttcctgtggcaagaagttgcACAGACAAATGCCACGCCAGGTAAAGAAAAATGTTCTTTGGTCTGTTCTCACTCACTTTTCGTGGATACCCACTGGTTCTGATGTCCAGCATGGAACAAGTAAGATTGCCCTTAAGTGACTCCCAAGGTGTGATGACCCCCACTCAGAGCctgagcctatgcatgcctattcagaagtcccattatactcaatggggtttacccccaggaaagtgcggacagcattgcagccttaatgctcagtcccatgcatgtctaccaagaagtaagtcccattcaagtcaatggggcttgctcccgggatagtgtgggcaggactgcagcctctcattcgagtcaagggggcttgctcccgggatagtgtgggcaggactgcagcctctcattcgagtcaagggggcttgctcccgggatagtgtgggcaggactgcagcctctccttcgagtcaagggggcttgctcccgggatagtgtgggcaggactgcagcctctccttcgagtcaagggggcttgctcccgggatagtgtgggcaggactgcagcctctcattcgagtcaagggggcttcctccccggatagtgtgggcaggactgcagcctctcaTTCAAGTCAAGGGGGCTTGCTCCCGGGATAGtgggggcaggactgcagcctctcattcgagtcaagggggcttcctccccggatagtgtgggcaggactgcagcctctcattcgagtcaatggggcttcctcccgggatagtgtgggcaggactgcagcctctcattcgagtcaagggggcttcctccccggatagtgtgggcaggactgcagcctcgatGCCCAGTCCATGCATGTTTACCAAGAAGCAAGCCTCATTCcagtcaaggaggcttcctccaggGAAAGTGCCTAGCGCTGCAGCCGGTGCCCAGTCCCGCGCACGTCTAccaagaagcaagtcccatcgcggcaagggggcttcctcccaggaagcgCGGAGAGGGGCGGCCAAGCAGCCCCGCTCCCGCCGGGGGGCTGCTCCGGGAAGCGGCCCGCCACTCACCGGTGGCGATCTTGTCCGCGCCCAGTAGCGCGGCGCCGCGATCGAGCGCCTGCCTGCGCAGGACGCCGCAGAAGGTGCAGTGGCCGCGGCCGCCCAGGTGGCGCGCGATGCGGTCCATGCTCCAGCCGAAGAGGTCCTGGTAGGCGAGCACGTGCAGCGGCAGCGCCAGGCGGCGGCGGGCGCGGCGCACGGCGGCCAGCGAGGCGTCCCGGTAGCCGGCGATGCCCTCGTCCAccgacagcagcagcaggcgcaGGCCGTAGCCGTGGCGCGCGTCCAGCAGGCGCAGCAGGTGCGCCAGCACGGCCGAGTCCTTGCCGCCCGACGCCGCCACCGCCACCGTCTCGCCCGGCCGGAACAGCCCCGCCGCCGCGATGCTGCCGTGCGCCTCCGCCTCGAACGCCGCCGCGAAGCAGCCCCGGCACAGCGCCTCGCCCGTCCGCGGCCGCCGCAGCGCCGCGCGGGCCTCGCCGCAGCGCCCGCACGCCGGAGCCATCGCGCAGGGAAGGCCAGGCTCCGCCCGAGGAAGAGGCGGCTCCGGCCgcgggagaggggaggggaggggaggcggggctGCCGCTGCCTGGAGGAACAGGGTGGCTGGCAGGCAGCAGGCACGGGACTCGGGGCCGGGTTCACACGTGCACGGGAAggaggggcaaggaagcaaagaGCAGGACTAAGGGCTGTGCAAGGGAAGAAGGGGGCTGGCAGCAGACGCGGGACTCGGGGCCGGGTTCACACGTGCACGGGAAGGAGGGGCTAGAAGGAAAGAGCAGGACTAAGGGCTGTGCAAGGGAAGGACGGGCTGGGGTGGCTTGCAGCAGATGCGGGACTCAGGGCTGAATTCCCATGTGCAAGGTTAGGAAGGGGTTGGGGTGGCTGGCTGGCGGCAGACATGGACTCAGGGCCGGGTTCACACGTGCAAAGGATGAAAGGGGATTGGGGTGGTTTGCAGCAGATGCAGGACTAAGGGTTGGGTTCACACGTGcaagaggtggagagggttggggTGGCTGGCAGCAGATGCGAGACTAAGGGCCAGTTTCACACATGCAAGGGAAGGAGGGGCTTGGAAGGAAAGCAATACTAAGGCCTGGCTTCTCATGTGCAAGAGAATGAGGGGCATTGGGATGGTCCCAGCAGATGTAGGACTCGGGCCGGGTTCCCACGTGCAAGGAAAGGAGGGAtttgagactgcaatcctctccacacttctgtggagtaagtcccattgactataatgggattttcttctgagcagacacgcataggcttgggctcccagtCTCTGAGCTTGCCTGCTCAGACGGGCAAGGCAAGGGGAGGGGTTCCTCATCCAGTCCCAGACCGAGGAGATCATGAGGCGGATCATGGCAGAGTCTAAGGGCACAAGACCAAGCCAGGGATAAGCTGGACTGCAAGAGAACACCCATTCAGATGCCAGCAGCTGGGGGAAGAGCTCTGCATCCCCCTCCCAGTAGCCAAAGCTCAAGAAAACCCCAAGCCCCATAAGGCCACCGCAGATAGGCACAGGCAACTCTGGGGCAGGGACATGGGATTTTCAGACCCCTGAGCCCTCAGACAattccagggaggaggggaggaaattCAAAATTCAAGCAGGAGCTGGCAGTAAAGCCAGTAGCCAACTGATAGATGAGAGGATACAAATTCTTCACAACCCCTGAAGATGTGGACCAACTCCAATTTACATGCAATTTATATGCAGAGATGTGCATACTCCAATTTACAGGCCAGAGGTCCATGTTGCAGGTTGGGTTATGGGATGGATCCTGGCTTTTGACAAGTTGAAGACTGCTGACATAGATAACACTGAGCTAAATAAACTACTGGTGGTAGAAGGGCAGAGTCATCTGTTTCAATGAATGAATGGTGGTATACAGAAATGGGGGGAAAGTGTGATGGAAACCCTTAAGACAGCATTTTCGCAGTGTGCTCCTAGgaaccctggagctccctgagaccccttcagggtagggtgaccagatgccctctttttctaggacatgtcctcttttttagccttgtgtcctggaaaagaacgtaaatgtcctcctttcccctgtgagggggcccctgcaggcagtgcatagtctTCTTGTGATTaatgaattatatgtaataaattatatgcaattagttttaaatttaataataatataatgttTAATTTAACCGCATGGAATccatatgagtgtttttagcttttatttagtcctgtcctacattttttcttggctgtcctacattttggggtgcctggtcctcttttgcggttatgacatctggtcaccgtGCTTCAGGGGTACCAGGAGCACACCATCAGTGGCTGCCCTTTGCTCAGCCCCG
This sequence is a window from Tiliqua scincoides isolate rTilSci1 chromosome 10, rTilSci1.hap2, whole genome shotgun sequence. Protein-coding genes within it:
- the CTU1 gene encoding cytoplasmic tRNA 2-thiolation protein 1 — its product is MAPACGRCGEARAALRRPRTGEALCRGCFAAAFEAEAHGSIAAAGLFRPGETVAVAASGGKDSAVLAHLLRLLDARHGYGLRLLLLSVDEGIAGYRDASLAAVRRARRRLALPLHVLAYQDLFGWSMDRIARHLGGRGHCTFCGVLRRQALDRGAALLGADKIATGHNADDVAETVLMNFLRGDVGRLRRCAGILTGSEGTLPRCKPLKHAYEKEIVLYAYFQGLDYFSTECVYSPNAYRGHARALLKDLEAIRPSAVADLVHSGERLAVREDIRMPTQGTCQRCGYISSQAVCKACVLLEGLNRGLPRLAIGKPSRLQKALLDEEKPETSVQEEESSQPAIQSLKTIDF